Proteins encoded in a region of the Phacochoerus africanus isolate WHEZ1 chromosome 8, ROS_Pafr_v1, whole genome shotgun sequence genome:
- the MFN2 gene encoding mitofusin-2 yields the protein MSLLFSRCNSIITVKKDKRHMAEVNASPLKHFVTAKKKINGIFEQLGAYIQESATFLEDTYRNEELDPVTTEEQVLDVKGYLSKVRGISEVLARRHMKVAFFGRTSNGKSTVINAMLWDKVLPSGIGHTTNCFLRVEGTDGHEAFLLTEGSEEKRSVKTVNQLAHALHQDEQLHAGSLVSVMWPNSKCPLLKDDLVLMDSPGIDVTTELDSWIDKFCLDADVFVLVANSESTLMQTEKQFFHKVSERLSRPNIFILNNRWDASASEPEYMEEVRRQHMERCTSFLVDELGVVDRGQAGDRIFFVSAKEALNARIQKAQGMPEGGGALAEGFQVRMFEFQNFERRFEECISQSAVKTKFEQHTVRAKQIAEAVRLIMDSLHIAAQEQRVYCLETREERQERLRFIDKQLELLAQDYKLRIKQITEEVERQVSTAMAEEIRRLSVLVDEYQMDFHPSPVVLKVYKNELHRHIEEGLGRNMSDRCSTAITSSLQTMQQEMIDGLKPLLPASVRGQVDMLVPRQCFSLSYDLNCDKLCADFQEDIEFHFSLGWTMLVNRFLGPKNSRRALMGYNDQAQRPMPLTPANPSMPPLPQGSLTQEELMVSMVTGLASLTSRTSMGILVVGGVVWKAVGWRLIALSLGLYGLLYVYERLTWTTKAKERAFKRQFVEYASEKLQLIISYTGSNCSHQVQQELSGTFAHLCQQVDVTRENLEQEIAAMNRKIEVLDSLQSKAKLLRNKAGWLDSELNMFTHQYLQPSR from the exons ATGTCCCTGCTCTTCTCTCGATGTAACTCCATCATCACAGTCAAGAAGGATAAGAGACACATGGCTGAAGTGAACGCTTCCCCGCTCAAGCACTTTGTCACTGCCAAGAAGAAGATCAATGGCATTTTTGAGCAGCTGGGGGCCTACATCCAGGAGAGCGCCACCTTCCTCGAAG ACACCTATAGGAATGAGGAGCTGGACCCTGTGACGACAGAAGAGCAAGTTCTGGACGTCAAAGGTTACCTGTCCAAAGTGAGGGGCATCAGCGAGGTGCTCGCCCGGCGGCACATGAAAGTGGCTTTTTTTGGCCG GACGAGCAACGGGAAGAGCACCGTGATCAATGCCATGCTCTGGGACAAAGTGCTGCCCTCTGGGATCGGCCACACCACCAACTGCTTCCTGCGGGTGGAGGGCACAGACGGCCACGAGGCCTTCCTCCTCACGGAGGGCTCAGAGGAGAAGAGGAGCGTCAAG ACTGTGAACCAGCTGGCCCACGCCCTTCACCAGGATGAGCAGTTGCACGCCGGCAGCCTGGTGAGTGTGATGTGGCCCAACTCCAAGTGCCCGCTTCTCAAGGATGACCTGGTGCTGATGGACAG CCCTGGCATCGATGTCACTACAGAGCTGGACAGCTGGATTGACAAGTTTTGCCTGGACGCGGATGTGTTTGTGCTGGTGGCCAACTCCGAGTCCACCCTGATGCAGACG gAAAAGCAGTTCTTCCACAAGGTGAGCGAGCGCCTGTCCCGCCCAAACATCTTCATCCTGAACAACCGCTGGGACGCGTCCGCCTCGGAGCCCGAGTACATGGAGGAG GTGCGGCGGCAGCACATGGAGCGCTGTACCAGCTTCCTGGTGGACGAGCTGGGTGTGGTGGATCGAGGCCAGGCCGGGGACCGCATCTTCTTCGTGTCTGCCAAGGAGGCACTCAACGCCAGGATCCAGAAGGCCCAGGGCATGCCCGAAGGAG GGGGCGCTCTTGCAGAAGGCTTTCAAGTGAGGATGTTTGAGTTTCAGAATTTTGAAAGGAGATTTGAG GAATGCATCTCCCAGTCTGCTGTGAAGACCAAATTTGAGCAGCACACTGTCCGGGCCAAGCAGATCGCAGAGGCAGTTCGCCTCATCATGGACTCTTTGCACATCGCTGCACAGGAGCAGCG GGTTTACTGCCTCGAAACGCGGGAAGAGCGGCAGGAGCGGCTGCGGTTTATCGACAAGCAGCTGGAGCTCTTGGCGCAGGACTACAAACTGCGCATCAAGCAGATTACGGAGGAAGTTGAAAGGCAG GTGTCCACCGCCATGGCTGAGGAGATCCGGCGCCTGTCTGTGCTGGTGGACGAGTACCAGATGGACTTCCACCCTTCTCCCGTGGTCCTCAAGGTGTATAAGAAT GAACTGCATCGCCATATAGAGGAAGGCCTGGGCCGGAACATGTCGGACCGCTGCTCCACGGCCATCACCAGCTCCCTGCAGACCATGCAACAGGAGATGATCG ATGGCTTGAAACCCCTCCTTCCCGCATCTGTGCGGGGCCAGGTAGACATGCTGGTTCCTCGGCAGTGCTTCTCCCTCAGCTACGACCTCAACTGTGACAAGCTGTGCGCTGACTTCCAGGAGGACATCGAGTTTCACTTCTCCCTCGGGTGGACCATGCTGGTGAATCGGTTCCTGGGCCCCAAGAACAGCCGCCGGGCCTTGATGGGCTACAACGACCAG GCGCAGCGGCCCATGCCCCTGACCCCGGCCAACCCCAGCATGCCCCCGCTGCCCCAGGGCTCCCTCACCCAAGAGGAGCTCATGGTTTCCATGGTCACCGGCCTAGCCTCCCTGACGTCCAGGACCTCCATGGGCATTCTCGTTGTTGGAGGAGTG GTGTGGAAGGCTGTGGGCTGGAGACTCATCGCGCTCTCCCTTGGCCTCTATGGCCTCCTCTATGTCTACGAGCGTCTGACCTGGACCACCAAGGCCAAGGAGAGGGCCTTCAAGCGCCAGTTTGTAGAGTACGCCAGCGAGAAGCTGCAGCTCATCATCAGCTACACCGGCTCCAATTGCAGCCACCAAGTCCAGCA GGAGCTGTCTGGGACCTTTGCTCACCTGTGCCAGCAAGTCGACGTGACCCGGGAGAACCTGGAGCAGGAGATTGCCGCCATGAACAGGAAAATCGAGGTTCTCGATTCACTTCAGAGCAAAGCCAAACTGCTCAG GAATAAAGCTGGTTGGCTGGACAGCGAACTCAACATGTTCACGCACCAGTACCTGCAGCCGAGCAGATAG